Part of the Eubacterium sp. 1001713B170207_170306_E7 genome, GCAGAAAAGCTAGATAAACAAGGTGCGATCATCGAAAAAGCATCTAATAGTTTGATTTCATCTGTGGGATCTATGACAAAGATGGTACAGACAATTTATCAGTCAATGGATCGTTTTTATTTGAGTGAAGAAAAAATCGAAAAGGACATTATAAAAGCTGTTCAAGCTTTTATTGCACAAAAAATGTACCCTGAATTAAAAACTACACTGATCAATGAATTAAGTAAGACGAATAAATCAGTTGAGGAGGAACCTGAAAAATGATGTATTTAGACGATAATGGAGATCAAATCTTTGTGAGAAGTGGAATTGGCGAAGGGGCATATAAAGCCTTCAGACGAAAGATTAACCCAAAATCTGGCAATTACAAAGAGAGGGGCCTTCAGACCGTCGAATATAAAAAAACAGTCGAAGAAGCTGAGGCAGATTTGGCAGAATACGCAAAAAAGAAGGGTTGGAAACCCGTCAATGATCCAAAATAAGATTGTGGTAAAGAAAGGAAAAAGTCATGGGGCTCATTATAGACAATTTTGCTGGCGGTGGTGGTACATCACAAGGCATAAAAGAGGCGCTGGGGCGCGATGTTGACATTGCAATCAATCACGATTCGGATGCCATTGCCATGCATACAATTAACCACCCTCATACCAAACACTATTGTGAAGATGTCTGGAATGTCGATCCAATAAAGGCTACTGGTGGAAAACCAGTAGACCTTGCCTGGTTTTCGCCGGATTGCAAACATTTTTCAAAAGCGAAAGGTGGAAAACCAAAAGATAAAAACATCAGAGGATTGGCTTGGGTAGCCGTGAAGTGGGCTTATCAAACGAAACCGAGAATTATTATCCTTGAAAATGTAGAAGAGTTTAAGTCTTGGGGCCCTTTGGGAGAAGATGGACAACCTGATAAAAGTCGAATGGGCGAAACCTTTAGCAGTTTTGTAGAAACGCTTAAAAAACGGGGATATGAAGTCGAATGGAGAGAACTGCGTGCCTGTGATTATGGCGCGCCAACCATCCGGAAAAGATTTTTTCTGATCGCAAGATGTGATGGGCAGCCTATCGTTTGGCCAGAGCCAACACACGGAGAAGGATCAGGGCTTAAGCCTTACCGGGCGGCTAAAGATATTATAGACTGGAGTATCCCTGGTAAATCCATTTTTGGACGTAAAAAACCGCTCAGTGAAAACACGATGCGTCGAATCCATCGCGGTCTGTTTAAGTTCGTGATAAATAACCCCAATCCCTTTTTTATTCCGCTGAATAATGTTGGGGATTGGCGCGAAAATCAGGAGATTCAAGAGCTACCCTATACAGAGACAGGAATAGATGAATATGGCATCACAACACCCTATATCGTCCAGACGGGACAAACAGGATTTGCAGATGATAGACGTTCCTACAGCGTGAATCATCCTTTAACGACTGTTGTCACAAAGGCAGAACATTGTATTGTGACGCCATTTCTGTCAAAGTATTACGGTGGGAATTATAAGGGAGCGGGATCAGGAATGAAAGAACCTGTGTCCACAATCACGACCATTGACCACAATGCCATGGTATCCCCACTCTTAATCCAAATGGGCTACGGCGACCCGGAAGGAAAGCGGGTGCTGGATATGAAGAAACCACTTGGAACCGTTACTGCCGGCGGAAATAAATTTGCGTTGGCGGCCGCTTTCATCAAAAAGGACTATGGGACAGGAACAGGCCAGGAGCTAAAGGAACCGCTCCACACAGTAACGGCATCTAGCAATCATTTTTCGGTGGTATCCGCATTTCTCATGAAATATTATGGGCATGGGATCGGACAGGATATGAAAGGGCCCATGCACACCATCACTGCAAAAGATCGGTTTGGATTGGTCACAGTGCAGGGGATTGATTATCGTATCGTTGATATTGCGATGCGGATGCTGACACCAAGAGAACTATTCAGAGCACAAGGCTTTCCGGACAGTTACGTCATAGACCGGGATGCCCTAGGACAACGGATAAGTAAAGCCAAACAGGTGGCGAGATGTGGAAATGCAGTACCGCCTCCATTTGCAAGAGCGCTTGTTACAGCGAACTGTAGTTTCATAATTAGAGATACTGGTATGGAGGAGGTAAGTTGATTATTTGAGTATTATTTCAAAGATAATCATCTATTCAGCTGCAAACCGTCATATATGATTTGGTCAGCCCGCTGGACAACAGATGAAGATTATGTTTTAAACAATCCTCACGAAAAAATAGAGTTTTTTAAGATCAAATAAAATAAAGGGGAAGATTAAGATGAGAGAAGGAACTTTGATTTATGATGCGCGATCAGAACGTATGGACATCCGCTTCGGAATGGAGAAATACTACGGCGGTCTGCATTGTGGTGAGTGCATGGAGGTCGAAGTTAACGGAGAATGGGTGCCAACGCGGATAGAAATGGGCTATCTAGATGGACTGTGGTATTTGGTTGGTATAGAAACAGGTAACCTACAGGGGTTAAAAGTCCGGGTTTGATATAGTAGTTCACAAAAATAATGCGAAGGGATATATAACAATGAAAAAAGATATGGACAAGATAATTTTTGAGAGTCGACGTGAGATTGAAGAATTGATGAAAGTGGTGGATCGTTATGTGAATCAAAATCCGGAAGAAAAAGAAAACAAGACACTCAAGCGGTTTTTCGATCTGTTAGACGTTATAGATATGGAGTGGTGAAGTTGAGAGACGGTATGACTAGAGTTAAAGAAATACACATCTACAAAGCTAAAAGAAAAGTAGGCGGTGATTGGATTATAGGATTTCCTTTAATCATTGACGATGAATGGTATATTCGCAGAGAAAATGATTTTAAGAGCTATAAGATCATTTATGAGACGCTTTGTCGCTGTACAGGTAAGCGAGATGTTATGAAGGAATTGCTTTTTGAACATGATTATATTGAAAGTATGAATAATGGCTTGTTTATGGAAATATGCTATGGAGAATACCTCGCATATTGTCCAGCTGATGAGATCTGGCTGCCGACAATCGGTTTTTATGCGAAAGCAGAAAATTATAAAGATATGCCAGTCGGAGAACTGCCGGATTATGCACTCAGATTACACAACAAATTTGATGACAAAGGAGAAGAAAATGAAAATTCAAAACGATTTTAGAAATATTAGCAATCGGCCTTGGATTTATTTTATCGGCAAAGCCTATCAACCCTCGTAAGAGGGATGGGCAAGATACGCCATTGTCGGACATTTTGGTTTCACCAAAATGCCCAACAATCGCAATCTTGTTTTTCCGTTTGTCCCAAACCGAAAAAGTTAAAAGGGGCAAGCCCCTTAGACCCCGAAAACCAAAATCTAATGATATTCTAAGGAGTAAATAGATGCCAGAATTTAAAGAGCATTACGAAGAAGAATTAACCGCAGTGTTGTCAGCCATGCTTGGATGCAAACCGGATGAAATACTCGATCTTTTCAAATCAATGGATAGCGATATTATAGAATTGTCGGCACAAGCTTTGACAGAAAATGCATCTGCTTCAGGTGGTTATGAAGTAAGCCTTGAAAATCTTAAAAAAGAAATTAAGAATTATGAAGAATGGAGAGTGGTATTTGATACGGAAGGTTATATTGGTTCTGATGAGACAGAAGAAGATGAACGATAAAGGACAGGATATGTTGCCGGTCACGTGACCGAAAGACGTGCATCCCGCTATTTAAGTAGGTATGAGCCGGTTTTAAAAAATGGTTAACGGTTAAATGATTATGGAGGTATCATTATGAAATACAAAGATATGGCCCTGAAAGAAGCTCAGCTGAATGAAAAAGAAGCCTACCTTAAACAGTGGGAAGAAGATCTTAATAAAAGAGAAGAAGGGCTTAATTATAGACAAAATGAACTTATGAAAACAGCGGATTTCATAAGTGTGAGGATCGAAAAATTTAATGAGCAGCTGGGAATAGCGCAAAAAAATTATTTAGTAAAAAAACGACAGCTGTCTGCATGGGAGTATAATTTGAATTTAAGGGAAAGGAACATAGGCATACCGGACTATGAAACAAATAACGTTCATGGATATATACCAACAGAACGATAGACATCCGGAAATAAGAAAGGCAACAAAAAATGCTTTTTTTCTTGACGAAAACAAAGACATATCCTATACGGCTAAATGTAACACCTGTATGAGTGATTGTAAGCAGAGCTATCGTGCGAAAATAATCTGCTGCCCAAAATACAAAAGAATAAAATGAAAATACAAGTCATTGTCTGGCTTTAGATTCAATCACTCGGTCGAGTGATTTTTTTATTGTCTTTTCAAAGGAGGAAGATCAGTGCGTTATCAGGAGAAAGTTCAAATAGCAAACACAATGTCGATTTTTGAATACTGTGAGTTAATTGGCTTTGAGCTAAAAAAAGTCGGCAGAGACTATAAACATCCAGACCCACAAGGAGATTGGAACGGTCTTAATGTTACTTTGGACGGTTGGGGTTGGAAAAACTTTTCACCGGATAGTGTTGGATTTGACCGCGGGGGCCCTATTCTCTTTGTTCGTTGGCTGCATGAAGTTCAAACCGGGGAAGCTTACAACCAAGTAGAGGCGATCAATGAAATGGTAAAACTTAAAGGCTATGATTTATCGGAAGAAATTTCAAAAAAAGATTATCGAGCACTGATTAATCAAAATGTTAGCAATGTAAAAAAGAGATTGGATAACAAGGAAAGCAGATTAAATCAAAAGAAAGAATTTGAACTGCCGCCAAAATCGAATAATTATAGCCGCCTTTTTGCTTACCTTACAAAGAAAAGAATGCTGGACAAGGTTTTTGTTCAAAATCTTGTAAATAAGCATGTTCTTTATGAAAGTGGTGATTTTCATAATTGTGTGTTTTTATGCCAAAACTTTCAGCAAGAGATTGTCGGCGCTGTTTTGAGAGGAACTTATGACCATAACGGAAAAAAGTTTCAAAAATGCATTGGAGATGATGAACAATATGGTTTTGTAATAAAAGGAAAAAACAACCGGATGCGCATCTTTGAATCGCCCATTGATCTTATTAGCAGAATGACCATATTTAAAACTTTTTTTCCACACAAGCTCAATACAGCACTGGAAGATACATGGCTCAGTATGAACGGGCTTAAACACGAGAAAATTTTTCATTATTTAGAGAATCATCCGGAAATCGATGTGGTCGTATTATCCGTAGATAATGACCCACCCGATAAGTTTGGCAAAAGAAGAGGGCCTGATTTTTGTATTAAATTCAAGGAGCTTATCGAAGAAAAATATCCCGGAAAATATGAACTAAAAATAGATATTCCGAAATACACAAAGGATTGGAATGACGATTTAGTTTATATGAAAAGCCAAAGGATGGTAGTTCCTGCTCAAAATATAGAGAGTGCGGCCGAAAGATAACGTCCGGTCACGTGACCAGAATTCTTGAAAGCCGCATAAATAAAAGCATAGAAGCATGTTGTCAAAATGGTTAACATCTTTTTAGGCATCAAAGGGGGTGATTAAATGTAAAAAAATAGGCGTTTTAAAATGTAACAAAATAAGCATATTTTAATTGACTATGTTACAAAATAAGCGTAAAATGTAGGTATGATTTTACGCGAATGATTCAATAACTTACTATTTAAACTCAAGAAAGAAGGAAATAAAAATGAAGAACAATAATGAAGTATCAAGCGTAATCAAATCAGCAAAAAAAGCAGCTATTGGAGCAGGCGTTGTCACAGGTGTTGCAGCATTTTCGATGCTGCCCGGTGGACAGGTTGCACGAGCAGAAGAACTGCTCGCAGATCCGGCGAATCTTGAAATGGTTGTAACAGAAGAAGTACAGCAGGAAGTCAACAACGTATCAAGCGAAGAACTGGCAGCAGCCAATGAAATCATTGTCAACAGCGCGGAAGACAGCAGCATGGACGTTGACACTGCCGATGCAGAGGACACCTATACAGAAGATCCCTTCAGTGACGAAGACTATTCCGAGCCAGAAGAAGTTGGAAATGACGAAGACGTCTCTTATACGGAAGATACCGGATATACGGAAGATGATTCCTATATTGAAGGTGCAGATTCAGAAGAAGAACTGACAGACGGCAGCAATGCTGCAGCAGATGAAGAAAATGCAGAAAGTACAAGGGATGTATCCGATGTAGATGTGAGTACAGATCAGTCTGCTGAAAATGATCTTTCCCATGAACTGGTACAGCCGCCAACAGATGAGCTTACAGACGAAAGCATTGTGAATAAGGACGATGGCCTGTCAGCGGATAAGACCGATAGCGAACAGATTCAGGATGAAAAAGCAGATACCGAAGTGAAGGAGAATACCGAAACGCCAACGGTAACTGAGGACATTATAGATAAAGACGAGATCAAAAATAAAGAGGAAAATGGAGAAGGAAATATGATTGTAGATTCAAATGTACAGAACACCACTGTACAGGACGCTCAGATTGAGGCCGCCCAGAATACCCAGCAGTTCATGACTGCCGCCATACAGACGGCTCAGAATTATGGCCAGAGTTTAACCCAAAAGGATATTGTCGATCTGTACAACAAATATGTATCGCCCTATCATGACGCTTCAAAGGAAAACGATCTGTTTGCAATGATTCAGGAAACCTACAACGCAGACGGTTCGTTATCACAACAGAGCCAGGAAGCGGCATTGGGACTCATCAACTTTTTCCGAGCACTTTGTGGACTCGGTGAAGTGACAGTTTCTCAAGACGATAACAAATATGCTCAGGCCGGTTCTGACTATCTGGCAGACACAAACTTTGAAAGCGGCAATCCCCATAACGCCGCCGATGGCAGCGGAAATGCCGATGCCATTAAAGGGCTGCATTCCTCCAATATTTCCATGGGCAGCCAGGGCTACAGCATTTACGATCTTTTACTCATGCAGTTTGGGGATGATGATGATCAGAATGGTACTTCCCTCGGTCATCGTAGATGGCTGCTCGATCCAGATTTAAAAACTGTTGGGTTTGCAGCATCGAAAGGAACCAACTGGAAGTATTTCGTGCTGACGTATACCGCAGTGGATAATCCAGACCGGGAAAACGTTGCATTCCCGAATGACGGTTTCTTCCCCATTGAAGCATTGATCAGCAGCTCAACCATGTATGGCGCACCCTTCAACGTTTCCTTGGGTAGTGATTATAAAGTTACCAGCCCCAGCGGCATGAAGGTGACCATCACAAAGGATGATGGCACTACCACCGAATTTAATTATGTCAGCTCAAGCTCTAACCCAGATATGGATGCGAACTGGTGGACAGTCAACACGGGTGGTTATGGCAGCGGCTCCGCCATTATTATCAACCCATCCTACAACTGGCTGGGCGATTATCAGGCGCTTGCCGGTCATTCGTTTACGGTCGCCATTACCGGATTAACCGATAAAGCTGGCAATCCGGCCACCATTACCTACACCATCAACTTCTTCTCATTGCAGCAGGCCGTCAAAGAACAGGCAGCTGACCGGGAAGCCGCTCAGAAAGTCACGGATCAGATTAACGGCATTAAGCCAACCGACGAACTGACTTACAACGATTATGATTCCGTGAAAGGAATCGAATCAGCCTATAATGGATTAACAACCTCCCAGAAAGATTACGTCGCTCAGAACAGCGTTCAGAAGCTGAATGAAGCCGTACAGAAAGTAACAGAATTGAAAGCGACCCATGAAGCCGATCAAAAAGCCGCAGATGTCGTCAAAGCCGCCATCAACCAGATTCCAGCGGACGTTACACTGGAAGCCGAAGGTACTGTTACGTCAGCCCGTGATAAATACGACCTGTTGACACAGGATCAGAAAAATCTGGTCGATAACTATCAAAAACTGACCGATGCAGAAACCACCATCGCGGCATTAAAGAAAGAGCAGGCAGAAAATCAGGCAGCCGCCCAGAAGGTAACTGACCTGATCAATGGTCTGCCGGATAACATTACTTTAGAAAACAAAGCAGCCGTTGAAGATGCACGAGCCGCCTATGATGCACTTAACGATAAGGCAGAAGCCATGGTCAGCAGCCAGACCGTGAGCAAGCTGACCTCAGCAGAATCAAAAATTGTTCAGCTCGAAAAAGAAGCCAATGACCTGAAAGAAGCATCTAAAGTGATCAATCAGATCAATGCCCTGCCAGGCGTTAATGACATTGAACTTGAAGATGAAAGCGAAATTACAGCCGCCAGAACCGCATATGACGGGTTAACAGATGATCAGAAAGCGATTGTCGAAAAAGAAGGTGCAGTAAAGACCTTAACTAACGCAGAAAAGAAACTGGCCGAAGTCAAACTCCAGCACATGCAGGACGAAGAAGCGGTTAAAACCGTTACCGATGCGATTGGCAAACTGCCAGATACTGACGCATTACAGATGAGTGACGAAACAGCTGTCAACGATGCATCCAATCTCTATAACGCTATGACCGACACCCAGAAAGATATGATGGATCAGGCCGTTGTCCAGAAACTGGAAGATGCAAAAGCACAGATCACTAAACTTATCGCACAGCACAAAATTGATGTTGAAGCAGCAAAAACCGTCACCGATCAGATCAACAGTTTGCCTTCAGTTGTCGATCGTAACGCAGAACAGGCAGTTACAGAAGCCAGCAAAGCTTATGAAGGATTAACCGATACCCAGAGAGCATTAGTCGATCCAGCCGCCGTTAATAAACTGGAAGCCGCTGTTAAAGTGATTGACAATATTCATACCGCAGATGCGGTAACGAACCAGATTCAGGAATTACCCGCGGTGGATAATTTAACCTTAGAAAACCGAGATGCTGTGAAAGCTGCAGTTCGTGCCTACAATGCCCTGACCGATGAACAGAAACAGTACATCGATGCCAATACCAAAGCAGCTCTTGACAGCCTGGTACATCAGATTGATGTGCTTGACGTTGAAAATGTGACGAATATCATCAATGGCCTCAAGGATCTGGATGACCTGACACTGGAAGACAAAGAAGCCGTACAGCGCGCATCCGATGCCTATGACGCACTTTCCCCTGAAGCCAGGGCGATGATGGATCAGGAAGTTTATAACAAACTGGATCAGGCGGAAGATAAAATTACCGACCTGGAAGACGAACAAGCAGCTGATCAGGTTGAAACAGTGGTCGGCGCCCTCAAGAATCCAGGGGAATTAACACTGGAAGATAAGGGAGCCGTTTACGCAGCCAGAGATATGTACAATGCACTCTCAGAAAACGCAAAATCCAAACTTGATCCGGCCATGGTGCAGAAGTTAGCTGATCTGGTGAAACAGATGGATCAATTAGTTGCCGATCATGAAGCTGAACAGAATCCGGGACAGGATGGCAATGGCGGCACTGGCAATGTGAATGATGGCAGCAACGGTGGAGTTGGCGGTTCGACAACCGGCACGGGCACCGTCGTTGATCAAAATGGTGCGGATAATGGCACAAACGGTCCGAATACCGGGATCAGCCAGACAAGCAGCACTGGATTAATCGCCAGCATTCTGGCACTGTTCGGAATTGGCGGTGCTGGTTTATTCGCAAGAAGAAAACGCAAAGCCAACAAATAATAAAAAGATGAAAGAGTCGCGTTAAACCGCGGCTCTTTACTTTTTTGGAGATTAAAATGAGACTTGGCGAAAAAATAAGATTACTTCGAAATAGAAAATTTTTAACCCAGGCAAAGTTAGCAGAAAAGGCTGACGTAAGCTTAAATTCACTTCAAAAGTATGAAAGCGGAGAGAGTACACCTAAAATTGAAAATATCACAAAGATTGCTACAGCCCTTGAAATAGATATTAATACGCTGATCGAAGATACGGATTATCAAAAATATGTATTAAACGGTTCCCTGATTGGCAATCGGATAAAAAGTGCCAGGTTGAAGAAGCGGTGGACTCAAACTGATCTAGCTCATAAAATTGATATGAGCCAATCTATGGTTGCAGCCTGGGAAAGGAACGATAGGAAACCAAAGGAAAAAACATTAAAAAGAATCGCAGATGCTCTTGAAGTCCCGCTAAAGTACTTTGATATAACATCTATGGATAACGAGTTTGAAGAGTGGATAGAAGACATGATTACATTGGATGGATCATTGCCGAACCTTATGGATGAAATCATCCGATGCTTGAGAGAGGCAGATATAGAAAAAAGAGGAAAGATACTAAAATTATTAGATTATATTACAACGATGCCGTACAGTATCCTTGATGATCTACTGAAAGTTTGTCGGTTTAAAGAACTGGAAGCATTTTTAGATGATGATCTGAGTCATTGAGGAGAAATAATGAAAAATAATAATATTGGAAATATCATAAAACAAGCGCGAAAGAAAGAAGGCCTTACTCAAGCAGAATTAGGCGAGTTAATGGGCATCACCGCTGTTACAGTGGGACAGTGGGAAACTGGCAAGCGGATTCCCAAGGACGAAACAATTGAACGGTTATCAGAAGCATTAGGAATTGATTTAGCCGATAGCATAAACGCTATTTCTTTTAGCCGAACGTCAGATATACTTACCATATTATATGATTTAGCTTGTCACGAAAAGATACCGGTCGAATTATTGATAAAATCGGTTATATTTGAAATGGAATTTGTGCTAAAAGAATTGGAATTGCATTGGCGTTACTTAAATAGGGGAGATATTGATTCCAGACAATTGCTGGACGAAGATTATTTTAGTGAACCTGAAGTGAACGGTTATGACTTTAGCCCATATTGGGACAGCAGGACGCCAGAAAATGCGGAACACAGAGAACGGTTAAGCAAAAAAATAACAGACGCACTAAAGGAATACGTAGAGGCCACGAAAATAATGAGTCCTTATTATCGGATTACCGATACGTACAGAGTGGAGGTAGAAGAATAACTTGACTAACGAAGATTTAAAAACCATGCAGGCGTGGCCGCTGGAAAGGAAAATAAGAGTAAGCCAGCTGCGAATTATGGAATGGTACCAGCACTGGGGTGGAAAAGTCTATGTAAGTTTTAGTGGCGGGAAAGACAGCACGGTATTACTCGATCTGGCCCGGCGTGTATATCCAAACATTGAGGCGGTGTTTGCAGATACAGGTCTGGAATATCCAGAAGTCCGAAAATTTGCTTTAAGCCACAGCAATGTTACAAAGATTAAACCAGAAAAGCGATTTGATGAAGTGTTGACAGAGAAAGGTTATCCAATTGGAAGTAAAAAAGTCGCGCGCATGATCCGTACCTGCCAAAATCCGACAGATAAAAACGAAGCGAGTGTACGACTCTACCAAACAGGGATTAAGAAGGATGGCACAAAAAGTAAAAATTTTAAACTTGCTAAGAAATGGTTGAAGTTTATCGACAGCGAGTATCGAACGTCAGAGGAATGCTGCGATATTATGAAAAAATACCCGTTGAAAAATTTTGGCAAGGCAACTGGTAAAAAGCCAATTATTGGGACAATGGCAGAGGATAGCGCATTTCGGAAAATAAACTGGCTTAAAACGGGATGTAATGTTTTTGACACGGATGATCCGCAATGTAAACCCCTAAGTTTTTGGGGCGAGCAAGACATCTTAAGGTACTTGAAACTAACGGGCACACCCTACTGCTCCGTTTATGGGAATATCGTTAAGGTAGACGGAAAACTGGCAACAACAGGAGAAAAGCATACAGGCTGCATCTTTTGTTTATTTGGAGTAGAGCGAGAAAAAGAACCGAATCGTTTCCAGAAGCTTAAGAAAATAGACCGTCCAAAATACAACTACTGTATTGGCGGAGGGGAATTTGATCAGTACGGAAAATTAATCCCGAATAAAAAAGGACTCGGAGAGGGAAAAATTTTAGATTTTATGGGTGTTCCATATTAGGAGAAAGAACAGGATTATTATCGGCTTAAAGACTATCAAGACCCATGTAAGGCGATAGATCAGCTTGGGCGATATGAAGACATCGGCTTTTCTCCAGAGAATCTCCAGCAGATGGTTGATCGGCAGAAATGGCACGTTGTGGCTGAGGGAGACTTGCCGCCGAAACCATTAACTAGTGGAGAGCAGTATCTTATTACTGAGAGATATCCAGACGACCATAATAAAAATACGATTGATATAGTATATTGGGATGGAAGTGTATTTCATAGAAAGATACATGGAGATGCGATAGAGAATGTGTTCGCCTGGCGAGAGCTGCCGGAGCCGTGGGAAGGAGAGGAAGAATGAAAGACAAATTTTTCGAGCATAAGATCATTCTGGCGAATCCAGAATTAGCAAACGAGTATATGAAACTTAAATCACAGATTACCACTCAATCAGAATGGTATGGTCATTCGTATGCTGATTTAATTGGTATAGTTTACGAAAATGGTATTAAGAAGTCCACTTTTAAAAAAGATCAGAAATCTGGGAATTTTGAAATACTCGACAGCTTCATCGCAACGGGGAAGTTAATGGAAGACATAAGATATAAGAAAGATGGAACTTCTTATACAAAATATTATGTTTTGTATAATGTAGAAAACCATTCTAGTACGAAACCAACGGTTGTAGATGCCGATTTAGACAATCAAGCTTGTAACGTTAGGCGAGAGTATACATATGAAATCCTGTTAGGGTATGAAGGCAAAAAGCGTTATCTTACAAATACGTGTAGGTCAACAGGCCCTGGAGGCTTGTCGCTGCCCGATACAACTTCACAATTAGAAGATTTCTTTGAAATGTTATTTGAAGATAAAGATAAAGGTTTTAGATCAGAAAAGGATTTTTGTGATGATTCTAACGAGATTTTCTATGTTGATTTTTATGACGATACCGGAGAAGAATTTTCGTTATGGTTTGATAGCATACAAGAGATTCTTGACTGTGTACGTTCTATTCGGATTATTGACATTAAAACAGCAATTATATAGAAGTAGTAACGCCAGATGATTAAAATCGACATTTCAGGAGGAACAGGAGTGATCTCCTGGTTGTTTTCATAATCCCAATAGCAATCGTCGTGCTTTATCTTTTGAGGGCACTTATTTTTGGAATGGAAATAGAGATCATCGGACTTGGATATATGGTGTTGTTCGCGTTTTTGGCGTACATTTCGTGTTTTATTCGCATCATCAATGACTTAGCAGGAATACAACTAGGCATTACAATATTTTTATATTCTTAGTCTTTTTACAATATGGGTACTAGTGCTGATATGTAAGTTGAGTATTAAACTCTTTAAAAAAGAAAATGAAGAATCAACAATATATATGGAGGAAAGCAATGGAAGAATTTAATAGCTGCCGTGGTAAACTCAGGATTTTTGATGTAAAGTTCACATTTCAAAGTGGAGAGTATAAAGGATCAATTGTAACGCAAATAAAAGGGAATTTAAGCCCTTATGATGCACTTAAGCACTTAGATCCTGATTCTGATGAGCTAAAGCTTGTGCAAAATGATTGTGGCTATACCGAAGCAGAGGACGATGAAGAAAACTGGTGGTTTGAGGTGGTGCTAAAAAACACGGAAGGCGAAACGTGCCATATTGAGGACGAATGTTGTTATTTAGAAGATTATATTGTCGCAGCAGAGATTATGAAGGCGGAAAAAATGACCTAATGCAAAATGAAGTATGAAGATATGATGAACGTTTTTGGAAAGTCCGTTTGGTGTAACAATGTTCTATCAGGCAACGATGAGCAACAGGTTTTAGATTTTATATCGGAACAGCGTTGTATCAAACGTAATGGAGATATGTCCTGTGTAGAATGTTGGAACCGGGAGGTAGAAGAATAGAAATACGACCAATTACTTTTAAAGAAGCCTGTGAATTTATCGCACAAAACCATCGACACCATAAACCTACAGT contains:
- a CDS encoding helix-turn-helix transcriptional regulator, which produces MKNNNIGNIIKQARKKEGLTQAELGELMGITAVTVGQWETGKRIPKDETIERLSEALGIDLADSINAISFSRTSDILTILYDLACHEKIPVELLIKSVIFEMEFVLKELELHWRYLNRGDIDSRQLLDEDYFSEPEVNGYDFSPYWDSRTPENAEHRERLSKKITDALKEYVEATKIMSPYYRITDTYRVEVEE
- a CDS encoding CAP domain-containing protein, encoding MKNNNEVSSVIKSAKKAAIGAGVVTGVAAFSMLPGGQVARAEELLADPANLEMVVTEEVQQEVNNVSSEELAAANEIIVNSAEDSSMDVDTADAEDTYTEDPFSDEDYSEPEEVGNDEDVSYTEDTGYTEDDSYIEGADSEEELTDGSNAAADEENAESTRDVSDVDVSTDQSAENDLSHELVQPPTDELTDESIVNKDDGLSADKTDSEQIQDEKADTEVKENTETPTVTEDIIDKDEIKNKEENGEGNMIVDSNVQNTTVQDAQIEAAQNTQQFMTAAIQTAQNYGQSLTQKDIVDLYNKYVSPYHDASKENDLFAMIQETYNADGSLSQQSQEAALGLINFFRALCGLGEVTVSQDDNKYAQAGSDYLADTNFESGNPHNAADGSGNADAIKGLHSSNISMGSQGYSIYDLLLMQFGDDDDQNGTSLGHRRWLLDPDLKTVGFAASKGTNWKYFVLTYTAVDNPDRENVAFPNDGFFPIEALISSSTMYGAPFNVSLGSDYKVTSPSGMKVTITKDDGTTTEFNYVSSSSNPDMDANWWTVNTGGYGSGSAIIINPSYNWLGDYQALAGHSFTVAITGLTDKAGNPATITYTINFFSLQQAVKEQAADREAAQKVTDQINGIKPTDELTYNDYDSVKGIESAYNGLTTSQKDYVAQNSVQKLNEAVQKVTELKATHEADQKAADVVKAAINQIPADVTLEAEGTVTSARDKYDLLTQDQKNLVDNYQKLTDAETTIAALKKEQAENQAAAQKVTDLINGLPDNITLENKAAVEDARAAYDALNDKAEAMVSSQTVSKLTSAESKIVQLEKEANDLKEASKVINQINALPGVNDIELEDESEITAARTAYDGLTDDQKAIVEKEGAVKTLTNAEKKLAEVKLQHMQDEEAVKTVTDAIGKLPDTDALQMSDETAVNDASNLYNAMTDTQKDMMDQAVVQKLEDAKAQITKLIAQHKIDVEAAKTVTDQINSLPSVVDRNAEQAVTEASKAYEGLTDTQRALVDPAAVNKLEAAVKVIDNIHTADAVTNQIQELPAVDNLTLENRDAVKAAVRAYNALTDEQKQYIDANTKAALDSLVHQIDVLDVENVTNIINGLKDLDDLTLEDKEAVQRASDAYDALSPEARAMMDQEVYNKLDQAEDKITDLEDEQAADQVETVVGALKNPGELTLEDKGAVYAARDMYNALSENAKSKLDPAMVQKLADLVKQMDQLVADHEAEQNPGQDGNGGTGNVNDGSNGGVGGSTTGTGTVVDQNGADNGTNGPNTGISQTSSTGLIASILALFGIGGAGLFARRKRKANK
- a CDS encoding helix-turn-helix transcriptional regulator; protein product: MRLGEKIRLLRNRKFLTQAKLAEKADVSLNSLQKYESGESTPKIENITKIATALEIDINTLIEDTDYQKYVLNGSLIGNRIKSARLKKRWTQTDLAHKIDMSQSMVAAWERNDRKPKEKTLKRIADALEVPLKYFDITSMDNEFEEWIEDMITLDGSLPNLMDEIIRCLREADIEKRGKILKLLDYITTMPYSILDDLLKVCRFKELEAFLDDDLSH
- a CDS encoding phosphoadenosine phosphosulfate reductase family protein, producing MTNEDLKTMQAWPLERKIRVSQLRIMEWYQHWGGKVYVSFSGGKDSTVLLDLARRVYPNIEAVFADTGLEYPEVRKFALSHSNVTKIKPEKRFDEVLTEKGYPIGSKKVARMIRTCQNPTDKNEASVRLYQTGIKKDGTKSKNFKLAKKWLKFIDSEYRTSEECCDIMKKYPLKNFGKATGKKPIIGTMAEDSAFRKINWLKTGCNVFDTDDPQCKPLSFWGEQDILRYLKLTGTPYCSVYGNIVKVDGKLATTGEKHTGCIFCLFGVEREKEPNRFQKLKKIDRPKYNYCIGGGEFDQYGKLIPNKKGLGEGKILDFMGVPY